In uncultured Cohaesibacter sp., a genomic segment contains:
- the obgE gene encoding GTPase ObgE has translation MKFLDQAKVYVRSGDGGAGCISFRREKYVALGGPDGGDGGKGGDVIIECVNGLNTLIDYRFKQHFKAETGMHGMGRNRNGRKGKDIILRVPVGTQILEEDNETILADLTEVGQSYTLAKGGNGGFGNTHFKSSTNQAPRHANPGLEGEEMYIWLRLKLIADAGLVGLPNAGKSTFLSSVSSAKPKVADYPFTTLHPNLGVVAIDTREFVMADIPGLIEGAHEGLGIGDRFLGHVERCRVLLHLVDATQEDYLDAYRIIRGELEAYDEGLGEKDEIVALTKIDSLTEEDIAEKLDAFEATYGFRPHAISAVAKTNMDIILRALLDKIDTENKREEQADKEPEPWRP, from the coding sequence ATGAAATTTCTCGATCAGGCAAAGGTTTATGTTCGCTCCGGCGATGGCGGAGCGGGCTGCATTTCCTTCCGCCGTGAAAAATATGTTGCATTGGGTGGCCCCGATGGCGGTGATGGAGGCAAGGGCGGCGATGTCATCATCGAATGCGTCAACGGCCTCAACACCCTCATCGACTATCGCTTCAAGCAGCATTTCAAGGCCGAGACCGGCATGCATGGCATGGGCCGCAATCGCAACGGCCGCAAGGGCAAGGATATCATCCTGCGCGTACCCGTCGGCACCCAGATTCTGGAAGAAGACAACGAAACCATTCTTGCCGACCTGACCGAAGTGGGCCAGAGCTATACGCTGGCCAAAGGCGGCAATGGCGGCTTCGGCAACACCCATTTCAAATCCTCAACCAATCAGGCCCCCCGCCATGCCAATCCGGGTCTTGAAGGGGAGGAAATGTATATCTGGCTGCGCCTAAAGCTGATCGCCGACGCCGGTCTTGTCGGCCTGCCCAATGCAGGCAAATCGACCTTCCTTTCCTCGGTCTCCTCGGCAAAGCCGAAAGTGGCGGATTATCCCTTCACCACCCTGCACCCCAATCTCGGCGTCGTTGCCATCGACACGCGCGAATTTGTCATGGCCGACATTCCCGGCCTCATCGAAGGGGCCCATGAAGGGCTCGGCATCGGCGACCGCTTTCTGGGCCATGTGGAGCGCTGCCGGGTGCTGCTGCATCTGGTGGACGCCACGCAGGAAGATTATCTCGATGCCTATCGCATCATCCGCGGCGAGCTGGAAGCCTATGATGAAGGGCTGGGTGAAAAGGACGAAATCGTTGCATTGACCAAGATCGACTCCTTGACCGAGGAGGATATTGCTGAAAAACTGGACGCATTCGAAGCCACCTACGGCTTTCGTCCTCACGCCATTTCCGCAGTAGCCAAAACCAATATGGACATCATTCTGCGCGCCCTCTTGGACAAGATCGACACGGAAAACAAACGCGAGGAACAGGCCGACAAGGAGCCGGAACCGTGGCGCCCTTAG
- the proB gene encoding glutamate 5-kinase has protein sequence MRLEDQKRIVVKIGSATLIDEKTGRLRAAWLQTLVDDVAMLHEQGKEVIIVSSGAIALGRRKVKLPKGKLRLHESQAAAAIGQIALGEAYADALHKVDLTSGQVLLTLSDTEERRRYLNARATLATMLKLGAVPIINENDTVATTEIKFGDNDRLAARVATMISADCLILLSDIDGLYTAPPAHNPDAQHIAVIDHITPEIEAMAGSAGSSLAKGGMTTKIAAAKIAVNAGTAMIIANGSDYNPLRAIMNGAKHSWFAPKSNPITQRKRWINGNLEPHGTITLDEGAVRALLGGKSLLPAGVKRLEGNFAKGDALIILDPAGVEIARGLVAYDRSEADQIKGCKSSQIAEILGYDGRAELIHRDDMVLSAESGDHADHA, from the coding sequence GTGAGACTTGAGGATCAAAAGAGAATTGTCGTCAAAATCGGATCGGCAACGCTCATAGACGAGAAAACCGGCCGCCTGCGCGCGGCATGGCTGCAGACACTGGTCGATGATGTGGCCATGCTTCACGAGCAGGGCAAGGAAGTCATCATCGTATCGTCAGGGGCCATCGCCCTTGGCCGCCGCAAGGTCAAGCTGCCCAAAGGCAAACTGCGCCTGCATGAGAGTCAGGCCGCAGCCGCGATCGGCCAGATCGCGCTGGGCGAAGCCTATGCCGACGCCCTGCACAAGGTCGATCTGACCTCTGGACAGGTGCTGCTTACCCTCAGCGACACCGAAGAACGCCGCCGCTACCTCAATGCCCGCGCCACGCTGGCCACCATGCTCAAGCTCGGAGCCGTGCCGATCATCAACGAGAATGACACGGTCGCCACCACGGAAATCAAGTTCGGCGACAATGACCGCCTTGCCGCCCGCGTTGCGACCATGATCAGCGCCGACTGTCTCATTCTCCTCTCCGACATCGATGGCCTTTATACCGCACCCCCGGCCCACAATCCCGATGCGCAGCATATTGCGGTCATCGACCATATCACGCCCGAAATCGAGGCCATGGCAGGCAGTGCCGGATCAAGCCTTGCCAAGGGCGGCATGACCACCAAGATTGCAGCAGCCAAGATCGCGGTCAATGCCGGCACCGCCATGATCATCGCCAATGGCAGCGACTATAATCCGCTGCGCGCCATCATGAATGGTGCAAAGCACAGCTGGTTTGCCCCCAAATCCAACCCGATCACCCAGCGTAAGCGCTGGATCAACGGCAATCTGGAACCTCATGGCACCATCACACTGGATGAAGGCGCGGTGCGTGCCCTGCTGGGAGGCAAGAGCCTGCTGCCCGCTGGCGTGAAGCGTCTGGAGGGCAACTTCGCCAAGGGCGACGCCCTGATCATTCTTGATCCCGCTGGCGTCGAAATTGCCCGCGGCCTTGTCGCCTATGACCGCTCCGAAGCGGACCAGATCAAGGGATGCAAATCCTCCCAGATTGCGGAAATTCTGGGTTATGATGGCCGAGCCGAGCTCATCCATCGCGACGACATGGTTCTGAGCGCCGAATCCGGCGATCATGCCGACCACGCCTGA
- a CDS encoding glutamate-5-semialdehyde dehydrogenase yields the protein MFPKGRETAMNDTTASVSEIMKALGAKARKAARHLANAPTEQKNAALSEAAKAIRANVPVILDANAKDIAKGKEDGMTSAFLDRLTLSEDRIEAIAAGLDAIVALPDPVGTIMTGWDRPNGLHIERVRTPLGIIGVIYESRPNVTADAGALCLKAGNASILRGGSDSYHSSRAIHACLAEGLQSAGLPSDCIQIVPTTDRAAVGEMLKGLDGNLDVLVPRGGKGLVGRVQQEARVPVFSHLEGICHIYIDKQADPQKAEAITVNAKMRRTGICGSAETLLIDRTIADTIGKTVLEALSRSGCVVRGTEEVIALLPQAELANEEDWSTEYLDAIISAKIVDGVDEAIDHIARYSSNHTESIITENDAAADKFLKEVDSAIVMHNASTQFADGGEFGMGAEIGIATGRMHARGPVGLEQLTSFKYRVHGTGQTRP from the coding sequence ATGTTCCCAAAGGGGAGGGAGACAGCCATGAATGACACGACTGCATCCGTTAGCGAAATCATGAAGGCACTGGGCGCAAAGGCCCGCAAGGCAGCCCGTCATCTGGCCAATGCCCCGACCGAGCAGAAGAATGCAGCGCTCAGCGAGGCGGCGAAAGCCATTCGCGCCAATGTCCCGGTCATTCTGGATGCCAATGCCAAGGATATCGCCAAAGGCAAGGAAGATGGCATGACATCCGCCTTTCTTGATCGCCTGACCCTTTCTGAGGACAGGATCGAAGCCATCGCCGCTGGCCTTGATGCCATTGTCGCCCTGCCCGATCCCGTCGGTACCATCATGACCGGCTGGGACCGTCCCAACGGCCTGCATATCGAGCGCGTGCGTACTCCTCTGGGCATCATCGGCGTCATCTATGAAAGCCGCCCCAATGTCACCGCCGATGCGGGCGCCCTGTGCCTGAAGGCGGGCAACGCCTCCATCCTGCGCGGCGGTTCGGACAGCTATCATTCCTCAAGGGCCATCCATGCCTGTCTCGCAGAAGGCCTGCAAAGCGCCGGCCTGCCCAGCGATTGCATCCAGATCGTTCCCACCACGGACAGGGCTGCCGTTGGCGAGATGCTCAAGGGGCTGGACGGCAATCTCGACGTGCTGGTGCCGCGCGGCGGCAAGGGGCTGGTCGGACGCGTGCAACAGGAAGCCCGTGTCCCGGTCTTCTCCCATCTGGAAGGCATTTGCCACATCTATATCGACAAGCAGGCCGACCCGCAAAAGGCGGAAGCCATAACCGTCAATGCCAAGATGCGCCGTACCGGCATTTGCGGTTCGGCAGAAACCCTGCTGATCGACCGGACCATTGCCGACACCATCGGCAAGACGGTGCTGGAAGCCCTCAGCCGCTCGGGCTGCGTGGTGCGCGGCACCGAAGAGGTCATTGCATTGCTGCCGCAAGCCGAACTGGCCAATGAGGAAGACTGGTCAACCGAATATCTCGACGCGATCATTTCTGCCAAGATCGTCGACGGCGTTGACGAGGCCATCGATCATATTGCCCGCTACAGCTCCAACCACACCGAAAGCATCATCACCGAGAATGATGCTGCCGCCGACAAATTCCTCAAGGAAGTGGACAGCGCCATCGTGATGCATAACGCCTCCACCCAATTTGCCGATGGTGGTGAATTCGGCATGGGGGCAGAAATCGGCATTGCCACCGGCCGCATGCATGCGCGCGGCCCGGTCGGGCTGGAACAATTGACCAGTTTCAAATATCGTGTGCATGGCACGGGGCAGACCCGGCCCTGA
- a CDS encoding nicotinate-nucleotide adenylyltransferase — protein sequence MTRSRIYSHDLPLVTPGLRIGLYGGSFNPAHRGHRHVALTALKHLQLDRIWCLVTPGNPLKDIRELPPLERRMRDTARLMDHPRIDVTGIEARAGTRYTAESLDWLSTRTNGAHLVWLMGADNLAQFHKWQRWEDIFSKIPVAIVDRPGYSLSPLNALAARNFAWARLPSHKEKTLATAQCPAWTFIYGPRSDLSSTALRQSTKTQGAHDAQEP from the coding sequence ATGACACGATCCCGCATTTATTCCCATGATCTGCCGCTCGTCACCCCCGGCCTGCGCATCGGCCTTTATGGCGGCAGCTTCAACCCCGCCCATAGAGGCCACAGGCATGTCGCCCTGACAGCCCTCAAACATCTCCAACTGGATCGCATCTGGTGTCTTGTCACTCCGGGCAATCCATTGAAAGATATAAGAGAACTCCCCCCTCTGGAGCGCCGGATGCGCGACACCGCCCGCCTGATGGATCATCCCCGCATTGATGTCACCGGCATCGAGGCAAGGGCGGGAACCCGCTATACCGCAGAAAGCCTTGACTGGCTGTCAACCCGCACCAACGGGGCGCATCTGGTTTGGCTGATGGGCGCGGACAATCTTGCCCAATTTCACAAATGGCAGCGCTGGGAAGACATTTTCAGCAAAATCCCTGTTGCCATTGTCGACCGCCCCGGCTACAGTCTCTCACCGCTTAACGCTCTGGCGGCCCGGAATTTTGCATGGGCGCGGCTTCCTTCCCACAAGGAGAAGACGCTCGCGACAGCACAATGTCCCGCCTGGACCTTCATTTATGGTCCGCGTTCGGACTTGTCTTCCACCGCATTAAGGCAAAGCACAAAAACCCAAGGCGCGCATGATGCGCAAGAGCCTTGA
- the rsfS gene encoding ribosome silencing factor, whose product MPEGPSPIRLVSGRKDPEQALAVILSSLDEAKAEDILSIDLRGKSALADYMVITSGRSHRHVGAVSDRLLRDLKDNGFGSANVEGLPNCDWVLIDTGDVIVHIFRPEVREFYNIEKMWAADTDEDQ is encoded by the coding sequence ATGCCAGAAGGTCCGTCTCCCATCCGTCTCGTTTCGGGTCGCAAGGATCCTGAACAGGCGCTCGCAGTGATCCTCTCGAGCCTTGATGAAGCCAAGGCCGAAGATATCCTGTCTATCGACCTGCGCGGCAAGTCCGCCCTTGCCGACTATATGGTCATCACTTCCGGTCGTTCCCACAGACATGTTGGTGCCGTTTCCGATCGTCTCCTCAGAGACCTCAAGGACAATGGCTTTGGCAGCGCCAATGTGGAAGGTCTTCCCAATTGCGATTGGGTGCTGATCGACACCGGCGACGTGATCGTGCATATCTTCCGTCCTGAAGTCCGCGAATTCTACAATATCGAAAAGATGTGGGCCGCGGATACGGACGAAGATCAGTAA
- the rlmH gene encoding 23S rRNA (pseudouridine(1915)-N(3))-methyltransferase RlmH — protein MMKLIISAIGRQKAGPETDLVARYQDRAQKAGRNLGLSGPDILEFSESRARKSLERKQQEAEQTLGAMPTGSFIVALDEHGKNMSSADFASLIDRERNQGTPAMAFCLGGPDGHGQPLLAAANVKLALGAMTWPHQIARILLSEQIYRAITILSGHPYHRS, from the coding sequence ATGATGAAGCTCATTATCAGCGCAATCGGACGGCAAAAAGCCGGCCCCGAAACAGATCTTGTTGCGCGTTATCAGGACCGCGCCCAGAAGGCTGGCCGCAATCTGGGACTCAGCGGCCCCGACATTCTGGAATTTTCAGAAAGCCGCGCCCGCAAAAGCCTCGAACGCAAGCAGCAGGAAGCCGAGCAGACCCTTGGCGCAATGCCCACCGGCAGCTTCATTGTTGCGCTTGATGAGCATGGCAAGAACATGTCCAGCGCGGATTTCGCCAGCCTGATCGACAGGGAGCGCAATCAGGGCACGCCCGCCATGGCCTTCTGTCTGGGCGGCCCGGACGGTCATGGACAGCCACTGCTCGCAGCAGCCAATGTCAAGCTCGCGTTGGGGGCCATGACATGGCCGCATCAGATCGCCCGTATCCTGCTGTCCGAACAGATCTATCGCGCCATCACCATCCTGTCGGGCCATCCTTACCATCGCAGCTGA